GAGGGACAGTGCTGCCCCCTACaatgtgggaggaggagggacagTGCTGCCCCTTACAGACTGGCAGGAGGAGGGAGAGCACTGCCCCCTACAGGCCTAAAGGTGGGACAATGCTGCCTACTACAGGCCAGGAGGGACAGTGCTGCCCTCTATGGGCTGGGAAGGACGATGCTGCCCCATACTGGCTAGGAGGGTCAGTGCTGCCACCTATCGGCCGGGAAGGACGGTGCTGCACCCCAAGGAGTCTAATTCACAGGCCGAATTCACAGGCTGAATTGGATGCAACACAATTTTAATTGGGATCTAACGTGCCACATAAAAGCTACTTTGGAATTTAACTAGAAAAACAGTTatcctgggggaaaaaaagtatccAGGCTGTTTCCATGTAATCCCCCTGAGTAATCAAGATACCTTTGGCGCCCTCCaccagcgtgttcgttatttagacttttttttttgtgtgcctaatgttagtttaggtgtctcttggCGTGGGGGGTGGCAGGGAAGGGGGCAtccgctttcggtcgcctcctcgatggagaggtgactttttccatgttgccttcctcgtggcctaacagcacggagtcgggcccggagcatcggtagcaggcacagcgtggactttccatcgcggagtgggcgaacccttgccgggagtCGCCAGGTGGCCTATTGACTTTGGCACCAtgggagctgtggtctgcggttTCTAGCCGCAGGCGTGTATttaccatctggagcctgggatcccttgctggggattgCCGGAGAACAGCTCCGACTGCcgacctataacatcctgaatccGGTAGGAAAGTGCGGAGTATGTTCgactgtcccgacgtcggagtttcgatcatcccgacgagagggcctgtacatcgggccgttccTGACGGTAACTATGGATGGTTTATGGCCGCGACCACGGGTAAGCAAAGGAGTAGgtctggctgaactttgttgccttccaacacagtgaagtttttttggttttttttgcccAGATACACTTGCATTTGATTTTCTCTCAAAAAAAAGTTTACAAAAGTAACTCAATAAATTCCTTGGCAGTTGGTCTTCaaataattaaatttattttccaCGTACCTTCTCTCCAACCCCCAACAAACATCAAGTCTGCCCTCTTAAAAATTAGCATAAACTGTCGGGTGCAGGATATATTAACTTACGTACACATTCAGTTTAGCACCCATACATGAGCTACCTTCAGTAATACTAataacggctgtggaggccaattcattgggtatttttaaagcagagattgataggttcttgattagtaagggcgtcaaagattaCGGGTGAATGGGATtgacagggaaaaatagatcagccatggtcgaatggcggagcagacgtgatgggctgaatggcctaattctgctcttatggtcAGCATATTGAACTGGATTTTCAATTAATGGACATCAAAACTGACTCGCAGCCATTACGTAACAGAGCACTACACCGCTGCTTTATAAGTAATGGACACAAATCACTGGAAAGTTGGTGAGCAATAGTTATCAAAATGTATAATGTCTACAAAGTTACCGCTCATGATGAACAGTATCTGAATGATAATTCTTCTGAAAAATATCTCAACTTCCAAAGAAGTGCGTCTCAAAGTCCAAACCATTCAGTGACACCCCCTCGCCGTGGGTCTGCTTTCTGTTTCTGTTTATCTTCTGCCAAGAACTTATTTTGGATTTCTTCCAGAGAGCCTGATTCAGCGGTTTGATCCTTCTTGGGAAAAATGTTTGGAAAATTGAAAGTCTGACCTTCAGCTAACTGAACATAGGCAACTTTATAATCAGGCCACTTCACCTTCTGATTCGTATGATTTCTCTTCTTGTTAGTACAATATTGTATTCTGGTCCTAACTGCAGCCACTGGGACACTGTCTATGTCCTGTAGGTAATTTTTCACGTCAGGTTTTGTCATCTCGATGGGGATCCTAAACTGGCCTGTATCGTCTTGTTGCTCCTTCCCAGGCCTCACCAGGGTCATAAAAAAGTTGGTTCGAAATATCCTGAGTTGAGGGTTTCCATATTGATACAGTGGATAGATCACCCTCCGCCCCATCGCGTCGCAGCTTCCCCGGCCCCAACACAGTGAAGAATTCAGTGGtgggtgttcatgttaaattcaattgtgtattgtgtgttctttttaagtttatcgctgctggcaaatttcactgcaccttcgggtgcatgtgatgaataaaattgactgacttAATTAGTTTCACTGTAAGTACGCATTGAAATTGGCAAGCAATTGCTTCCATTGACTCCTgtgcaatgatactttattgaacAATGTAACAGACAGTCTTtactatttttagcttgcagtaacaaaaataaacactgCTATTAAAAAGACCTTTGTTTTTGAAAATCTAGTGGAAAAAGTTACTTTGATGTTACGGGTCTGAAATTCTCTAGCCCCTAGCCCCTAGCCCCCGGGATACAATTGTTTTTATCTCAATTTTCCATAATAGAAGGTTTATTTGatcagaacagaacacaatggaATCATGGAAACTATGTCACAGTGAAATAAGTTGAAAAATTGCTATATCTGAGACTCCCGTTTCAATTTAGAATCAAGTGCAATCTCCAGTACGCTCTACATGGCTTGGATCAGCATGCGTGAAGGGAATGCTTCCAGTTACTCAAAGTTAAGTTTAAGATCGGCAAAAAGTCACACCAGGCCACACTGGTGGCTGAGAGGTTTTGGTGCagctaaaaaatatataaaaatacaaaTTGTTGGAAACAGTCAGGATGAGAGGCAACTGTAGAAGCAGAAACCGAATCAACATCGCGGTTTCAAAATTATTTGTCAAATACTTCATTCTGACAAAAGGTCTTTGATCTAAAACAGATTTGATTTATCCTTCTACAGATGGGCCAGAACTGCcgtgtgtctccagcattttttgattttatttcaggtttctagAATCTGTAAGGAAGTCAGAAATCTAACAAGTGACAGTCAGTCATATTTAAAGCTGAATAATAGCCATGGCAATGACAACTTGGGAGAGCCATTTGGAAATGATCCATAAATTTAGGCATCCCCTCTATGACAAAGTGAAAGTTCTTAATTAATGGGTGTAAATATCAATGTGTCGGGAGGGGCAGCCTCAGGCAAAGAAAGGAAAGATGTGCGTCATGCAGTTAGTTTCAGGAGCTAAGGAGGAAATTAAAGAATGGGACatataaaagtatgtgcataTGAATAAACTTAGGGAGTTAAGAAAGGGAATGAATAAATGGCTCGGAATGCAGGCTTTACATATCTGTGACAATTCCTAGGTAGGAGAAACCTGGACTAATATTGTTCTGGTATGGAATTTATAATTTGGGAGCAGGGACTCCTGGATGACAGAGATGAAACAAGGTGCCAAGTTTAGCGGGAGAGACTAAAATACCTATTACAAAGCTTGACTCAGATAAGGTAAATGCAAGGCAATCCACAATAGATACGAACAAACAACTGATGCAAAGATGAATTTGGAGTGAATGTGGAACAGAAATAAAATTGGCACGGTACAGGCATAAGACTGAACAAGATATATCAACAAGAAACAGGTTAActaaaagaaaaaaatgtttagtTAACTTATAACACCTTCAAGAGTGCTCTGCAAATGCAAGTATAGATTTAGAGATAAAGGAAAATTGATACCACACTGGGAAAATTTAAAAGCCCACACCAGTTCAAAAGTCTGAACTTTGTTACTGAAAAATAACATTTTACGAATAAGCGAAGAGTCAACTGCTTCTCTAATTTATCTTATTCAGACATCATGGCTCTTTCCTGCAAAAATCCACTTGATCAATTAAtacaattttccaattttagcttAGATTTTAAAATGCGTTAAAAAATTACCACTGGAAAACATGAAAATTATAATAAAACCCGAGATTAAAATAGAATTTACAATGCTACGAATCATTCAATTAAAAATTCATCGTTTGCTTTTGTTTGATTATTAATAAAGTAAATCTAGATAATTTGCACTGTAATCTTTTGGTGCCTTGCCCTCTATCCAACAGTGAGCAATAAATTACTGATATCATTCATCAAGTTTCCAAATGTTACTTAGTAttgatctagcaatgttacaaaattttgagattttaaaaatcaagtctttaatttatcccatcagataaagcatacaaataagtttaatttgacacctaatttgctttcatatcttcagtattaaaaaagttatggccattttcatactcggaaattggcatcttgttccctattgctttttcattgagaacatttaaaggccaataactttcttaaaatttaagagaactgaaagacattttcagttattatagtttgaagcattctgaaacaaatatgaaacaatcttacttagatgacttgaaattaaagcttaTAATTGgtcagttacctaattgtagctaattacaaaattcaattactagatctaaacatctatccatttcttaatagattaacatttttaaatagcctaagtgtccaaataacattcacacaataattcagaatataacataatttttaaatctcattgtcatgggtttataggccaaatgaaaggaatttaatgtttaatatctgaaaattaatggccatttaaatcagcttgcgagtgggattttctggaacgggaccatttagaacgttgaggtgcggtgaatttatacccccatatctgcaacaaatacactgctggttcttcggggggaaaaatcaccgttttgcaacttaaaatgtgaattaaatacatcttaagaaacatttttgtacataaaaataattttacctggtcctccatacaatccgtcccagttgtcggcattgacggcttccaaAGCCGCTTTTAAAattattccagcgattaacttgccgggtgaatttttttaaaaacacacagaacggccgtaggaacaattctttagcaaaatcttgcactccaacaaaatataattcaggaccaggtcgggaaaaaaccccgttttaaccccgccccccccccccccccctcctcaaaagctgaaggtaagttttgtaacacacCTACTTGATCACTGGGAAATTACTTGCAAACAAAACACTTCATGCCCATCAATATGAAACAAGTTAAAACACTGACAATTTACCTGCACAGTTTCGATTAAACTAGCCGAGTAAAAAGGCATTGCCACAGCACATGTCAACCTGCAGGaaataatattatttaaaaaaaagaatcaatTTTAGTCAAAGAAAAATGATAACATGCTCATGTATATGTTCAAATTGACACAAAATTTATTAACATTAAACCATCTATCAGAGTTTTTTTTTCTGATAAAGGGGACAATAGAACAGTTTTGATTTCCTCTCATGCTCATCAACAAACACAAGTGATAGGGCCCTCAAGTCTGCTGTGTCAAGTCCATGGCTCTCTTCTACCTCAATGACATTTCTCCAAACtatcccaaatcccttgatttccttaaaTAACTAAAATCTATTCATTTCATTGTTAGAACCTTCACAGCCTAGGTTGGCAAAATAATTAAGCacgattcaccaacct
This portion of the Leucoraja erinacea ecotype New England chromosome 3, Leri_hhj_1, whole genome shotgun sequence genome encodes:
- the LOC129695844 gene encoding 39S ribosomal protein L23, mitochondrial-like, with protein sequence MGRRVIYPLYQYGNPQLRIFRTNFFMTLVRPGKEQQDDTGQFRIPIEMTKPDVKNYLQDIDSVPVAAVRTRIQYCTNKKRNHTNQKVKWPDYKVAYVQLAEGQTFNFPNIFPKKDQTAESGSLEEIQNKFLAEDKQKQKADPRRGGVTEWFGL